In the genome of Petrotoga sp. 9PWA.NaAc.5.4, one region contains:
- a CDS encoding ROK family protein, with amino-acid sequence MIQDNGHIKGIRNINRLKILNYIYTHKEATKAEIAKKLGVSAPTVSRNLEPYINKLVINNGKTGSKLGRKADILEFSNENKIIGIQVENEFIIYGVYNLKQELLFSKKCFFKKFDCIDDLCNQLKESLKDIDKKENVLSTVLGISGYVSKDGFINSSALKINETNIKKVVETIKELFPKSLISFENDANLLAIKEKFYYGKDVKNIVCIYWGKGVGMGLIFGGELYVGKGQAGELGSIITYGDTLEKYIEKAQEEHIIAEWLKLLRNIYYVLQPDKIVMNCQHEKEINKIITRWKELYPDFKDVKIHKSEEISIVEGAAILAIELYLKKITVGIKGEVVY; translated from the coding sequence ATTATTCAAGATAATGGACATATAAAAGGAATTAGAAATATTAATAGGTTAAAAATTTTGAATTATATATACACACATAAAGAAGCTACCAAAGCAGAAATTGCCAAAAAATTAGGAGTTAGTGCTCCGACGGTCTCAAGAAATTTAGAACCTTATATAAATAAACTTGTTATTAATAACGGTAAAACGGGTTCAAAATTAGGAAGAAAAGCAGATATTTTAGAATTTAGTAATGAAAACAAAATAATAGGTATTCAAGTTGAAAATGAATTTATTATTTATGGAGTGTACAACCTAAAGCAAGAATTACTATTTTCTAAAAAATGTTTTTTTAAAAAATTTGATTGTATAGATGACTTATGTAACCAATTAAAAGAAAGTTTAAAAGATATCGATAAAAAGGAAAATGTCCTTTCCACTGTTTTAGGAATATCTGGATATGTTTCAAAAGATGGATTTATAAATTCTTCAGCCCTCAAAATAAATGAAACCAATATAAAAAAGGTGGTAGAAACGATAAAAGAATTATTTCCAAAAAGTTTAATTTCGTTTGAAAATGACGCAAATCTGTTAGCCATAAAAGAGAAATTTTATTATGGAAAAGATGTAAAAAACATAGTATGTATTTATTGGGGAAAAGGTGTTGGAATGGGATTAATTTTTGGAGGTGAATTATATGTAGGAAAAGGACAAGCTGGTGAATTAGGAAGTATCATTACTTATGGAGATACTCTGGAGAAATATATCGAAAAAGCCCAAGAAGAACATATAATTGCTGAATGGTTGAAGTTGCTAAGAAATATCTATTACGTTTTACAGCCTGATAAAATCGTTATGAATTGTCAACACGAAAAAGAAATAAACAAGATTATTACACGGTGGAAAGAATTATATCCTGATTTTAAAGACGTAAAAATACATAAAAGTGAAGAAATTTCTATAGTCGAAGGAGCAGCGATTTTAGCAATAGAACTGTATTTAAAGAAAATTACCGTTGGGATAAAAGGCGAAGTTGTTTATTAA
- a CDS encoding sugar ABC transporter substrate-binding protein, whose product MKKALKMVSLIGLFLFFGTLVISQDITFATFIDGPDLPVFRKQLEAYEKETGKDIELLVIPYADWKTKMIMMLQGGTPPDVARETDVVYLQDYALDLTPFIKQHTGMEPMEWLDNVTVYKSWFKTYSLEAGMIPAIPYTTDVFALFYNKELFKKAGVEVPINGVWTIDQWYDAMLKLKQSGVRYPLVWDRSPSRFSWLLYTFGGGYWDETGTKIILDSKESIEAMEFFLKIHDENLVPKAVWISGDAPLKYFQNGLSAMYLSGTWMLPTFAEQLDFEWGAIPMPVKRERYTYSGGKLIVPLTQKGVELAFYLTNKENLAEISSALYLLPDRADMREVTYENKMVQEANMVAMNDLLNTSPAAKKRQDFDWYNLKTAPVIQGNVSAITNMVVSVLTHEKTPQKAMKDLADQLRKEAGLQ is encoded by the coding sequence ATGAAAAAAGCTTTAAAGATGGTATCTTTGATAGGGTTATTTTTGTTTTTTGGAACGTTAGTTATATCTCAAGATATAACTTTTGCAACTTTTATTGACGGACCAGATTTACCTGTATTTCGAAAGCAATTAGAAGCTTATGAAAAAGAAACAGGAAAAGATATAGAGCTCTTGGTAATCCCTTATGCTGATTGGAAAACTAAGATGATAATGATGTTACAGGGTGGGACACCCCCTGATGTTGCAAGAGAAACCGATGTTGTATATTTACAAGACTACGCTTTAGATTTAACTCCTTTTATAAAACAACATACTGGAATGGAACCTATGGAATGGTTAGATAATGTAACTGTTTATAAGAGTTGGTTTAAAACTTACAGTTTAGAAGCCGGCATGATTCCAGCAATTCCTTATACAACAGATGTCTTTGCATTATTTTATAATAAAGAATTATTTAAAAAAGCTGGTGTTGAAGTACCAATAAATGGTGTATGGACTATAGATCAATGGTATGATGCGATGTTGAAATTAAAGCAATCTGGAGTAAGATATCCGTTGGTTTGGGACAGAAGTCCTTCAAGATTTTCGTGGCTGCTTTATACATTTGGTGGAGGATACTGGGATGAAACAGGCACAAAAATTATTCTTGATTCCAAAGAATCTATAGAAGCTATGGAGTTCTTTTTAAAAATACATGATGAAAATTTAGTTCCTAAAGCGGTTTGGATATCTGGGGATGCACCTTTAAAATATTTTCAAAATGGATTGTCAGCAATGTATTTGTCTGGTACTTGGATGCTTCCTACTTTTGCGGAACAATTAGATTTTGAATGGGGAGCCATTCCTATGCCTGTTAAAAGAGAAAGATACACATATTCAGGAGGAAAATTGATAGTTCCGTTAACACAAAAAGGTGTAGAATTAGCTTTTTATTTGACTAATAAAGAAAATCTCGCTGAAATAAGTTCAGCATTGTACTTATTACCTGATCGAGCTGATATGAGAGAAGTTACTTATGAAAATAAAATGGTTCAAGAAGCTAATATGGTAGCTATGAACGACTTATTAAATACATCTCCTGCTGCAAAAAAAAGACAAGATTTTGATTGGTACAATTTAAAAACAGCTCCGGTAATTCAAGGAAATGTTTCGGCTATAACTAACATGGTTGTTTCAGTTTTAACACACGAAAAAACTCCTCAAAAAGCTATGAAAGATCTTGCTGATCAACTTAGAAAAGAAGCAGGACTACAGTAA
- a CDS encoding HAD family phosphatase, whose translation MIKAIIFDMDGVIIDSEPIHYDANKRIFDELGIPITQSIYVKYIGVSNEDMWNEIKNEYDLKQTVQELVDRQNLENLEHIKKYAKEPISGVVELLELLKNNSYKVALASSSPEILIKEVLEKFQLSKYFDVVVSAESVSRGKPKPDLFIYTAGLLNVKPRECLVIEDSKNGVKAAKCAGMVCIGFNNPNSMNQDLSKADIIVENMNEITLELIEKFNKD comes from the coding sequence ATGATAAAGGCTATTATATTTGATATGGATGGTGTAATAATAGACAGTGAACCTATTCATTATGATGCAAATAAACGTATTTTTGATGAATTGGGAATACCTATAACTCAAAGTATTTATGTAAAATATATTGGAGTTAGTAATGAAGACATGTGGAATGAAATAAAAAATGAATATGATTTAAAACAAACGGTTCAAGAGTTGGTAGATAGGCAAAACTTAGAAAATTTGGAACATATAAAAAAATATGCAAAAGAACCTATATCTGGTGTAGTAGAACTTTTAGAATTGTTGAAAAATAATAGTTATAAAGTTGCACTTGCTTCATCCTCTCCAGAAATTTTAATAAAAGAAGTGTTGGAAAAATTTCAACTGAGTAAATACTTTGATGTAGTAGTGAGTGCAGAAAGCGTTTCTCGCGGAAAACCAAAACCTGACTTATTTATTTATACTGCAGGATTATTGAATGTAAAACCTCGGGAATGTTTAGTCATTGAAGATTCAAAGAATGGTGTTAAAGCAGCTAAATGCGCCGGAATGGTTTGTATTGGGTTTAATAATCCTAATTCTATGAATCAAGATTTATCCAAAGCAGACATAATTGTTGAAAACATGAATGAAATTACATTAGAACTTATCGAAAAATTTAATAAAGATTAA
- a CDS encoding metallophosphoesterase has translation MVDIITVSDEEVYLKNKAKKKIDILISAGDLSPGYLDYLINEFKPSISIMTHGNHDKRYYPKLYEEENNSFSKVYKGVYVLNHGVVNLKNFINKDIVIAGFSGSLAYGYRPFYFKERDVSKFRREILFNSIFKGNRFSKIDIIVTHNPPYIKNTIKKFGQSHTPSKSLGQIFFSFFPKLWLYGHIHPKYAFQELDFIIKVSNHISYLINTIPYKFIKYDEEKREVLEIESYKKIQPKVILFN, from the coding sequence ATGGTTGATATTATAACTGTTTCTGATGAAGAAGTGTACTTAAAAAACAAGGCCAAGAAGAAAATTGATATACTTATATCTGCCGGAGATCTCTCACCAGGGTACCTTGATTATTTAATAAACGAATTCAAACCGTCTATAAGTATTATGACTCATGGTAATCATGACAAACGTTATTATCCTAAACTTTACGAAGAAGAGAACAATTCCTTTTCTAAAGTATATAAAGGAGTTTACGTACTAAATCATGGAGTTGTAAATCTTAAAAATTTTATAAATAAAGATATTGTAATAGCTGGATTCTCAGGATCTTTGGCATATGGATACCGGCCTTTTTATTTTAAAGAAAGAGATGTTAGCAAGTTTAGGAGAGAAATACTTTTTAATTCTATTTTTAAAGGAAACAGATTTAGTAAAATAGACATCATAGTAACTCATAATCCACCTTATATAAAAAATACAATTAAAAAGTTTGGTCAATCTCATACACCGTCAAAATCATTGGGACAGATCTTTTTTTCTTTCTTTCCCAAGTTGTGGCTATACGGACATATTCACCCTAAATATGCTTTTCAGGAATTAGATTTTATTATTAAAGTTTCTAATCATATTTCTTATCTTATAAACACTATTCCTTATAAGTTTATAAAATATGATGAAGAAAAAAGAGAGGTTTTAGAAATAGAATCTTACAAGAAGATTCAGCCAAAAGTAATTTTATTTAATTAA
- a CDS encoding carbohydrate ABC transporter permease, with the protein MNTSKNFRSEMVGIFFILPNLIIFTLFVIFPAISGFYLAFTDYSMLRTQSNFIGIENFKTIFSDFSSSSFLRSMLRTFVFTAIFVPVSFFFSLFLSVITTSETVKGKNFLRTLFYWPWILSPVIVALSWKWFLDIDAGFLNIMLEKMGMQPKMWLLEPNLAFFWVTIVNIWYVAGYFMVMFNAALTSIPQEVYDAASIDGANKWQRFWSITFPLLRPTSILVLVLSMIMAIRSFELVYVFTKGGPGNATMFMVQKVYEAGFQDYKLGLAAAMSVVMFFVLLGLTLIQFRYMREEE; encoded by the coding sequence TTGAATACATCAAAAAATTTTAGATCAGAAATGGTAGGAATTTTTTTCATATTACCAAATTTAATTATATTTACACTTTTTGTTATATTCCCAGCAATTTCTGGTTTTTATTTAGCTTTTACAGATTATAGTATGTTAAGAACGCAATCGAATTTCATAGGAATAGAAAATTTTAAAACTATATTTTCTGATTTTAGTTCTTCATCTTTCTTGAGAAGTATGTTAAGAACATTTGTTTTTACAGCAATATTTGTTCCTGTTTCTTTTTTCTTTTCATTATTTTTATCTGTAATAACTACTTCTGAAACAGTCAAAGGAAAAAATTTCTTAAGAACTTTGTTTTACTGGCCTTGGATTTTGTCTCCGGTTATCGTAGCTCTATCTTGGAAATGGTTTTTAGATATAGATGCAGGATTCTTAAATATTATGCTTGAAAAAATGGGTATGCAACCAAAAATGTGGCTATTAGAACCAAATTTAGCTTTTTTTTGGGTTACAATAGTAAATATTTGGTATGTGGCTGGATATTTCATGGTCATGTTCAATGCAGCCTTAACTTCTATTCCACAGGAGGTTTACGATGCTGCTAGTATAGATGGGGCCAACAAATGGCAAAGATTTTGGTCCATAACTTTTCCTTTGCTACGTCCTACTTCTATACTTGTGTTAGTACTTTCTATGATTATGGCTATTAGAAGTTTTGAGTTAGTATACGTTTTCACAAAAGGTGGACCTGGGAATGCTACTATGTTTATGGTTCAAAAAGTTTATGAAGCAGGGTTTCAAGATTATAAATTGGGACTTGCTGCAGCTATGTCTGTAGTTATGTTTTTTGTATTACTTGGATTGACCTTAATTCAATTT
- a CDS encoding BMP family ABC transporter substrate-binding protein — translation MYRTNRSQSRTEYEKAYRLARRDFLNEISKGKDGYLPALEDIIQNVEISKEQNLGTIDIPIERIKGTYYHSRAVSFSKNFYPLMKIDTEFASKWINLYEAQAEEGIREPVTAYEYLNWFYIVEGNKRVSILKYLNAFSTRGEVIRLIPKWDEGDPEIKIYYEFLDFYEKTKINIIWFDKEGKFKELYELIKDYEKKSEFVENKYDELINSIYLPFRKLYREIGKDKLSLSEEEAFIEYLKKYGIDNMPEIEREMREQIKFLVDELSEKEEHPLSIPLFRISTILSGAALKVAFIYNTRIEDSAWTYSHELGRRYVEEKLKGEVITKCFENVSSSKVYEKILEQLEEEKFDLVFSTSFDFLHDKETKKFQNVKFMHFSGYRALEDINTYYGRMYEPRFLAGMIAGAMTKTNRLGYVASYGIPEVIMGINAFALGAKSVNSKAEVHVGWTNAWKNYEYERNTAKYLIDEIEVDVLTHHQDSAEVLKVGEEHNVYTIGYHYDMREFAPSTYLTSVVWNWGIYYENIIKDVLRGSNFSLFRLFSGSEKIENFWGGLKTGIVNLAPLSDLVLPQVKNLVKLVKNDIIEDKFHPFRGPIYDKKGNLMVPEDKDISDEELMNMDWFTYNVFYS, via the coding sequence ATGTATCGAACAAATAGAAGCCAAAGTAGAACAGAATATGAAAAAGCTTATCGGCTTGCGAGAAGAGATTTTTTAAACGAAATTTCAAAAGGAAAAGACGGTTATTTACCGGCTCTTGAGGACATAATACAAAACGTTGAAATATCAAAAGAACAAAATTTAGGAACCATAGACATACCTATCGAAAGAATTAAAGGAACCTATTATCATTCTCGTGCAGTTTCTTTTTCAAAAAACTTTTATCCCTTAATGAAAATTGACACAGAATTTGCTAGCAAATGGATTAATTTATATGAGGCTCAGGCAGAAGAAGGTATAAGAGAACCTGTAACTGCCTATGAATATTTGAATTGGTTTTATATAGTTGAAGGTAATAAAAGAGTTAGTATATTAAAATATTTAAATGCTTTTTCAACACGGGGTGAGGTTATAAGGCTTATACCAAAATGGGATGAAGGAGATCCGGAAATTAAAATATATTATGAATTCCTGGATTTTTATGAAAAAACAAAAATCAATATTATATGGTTTGATAAAGAAGGCAAGTTTAAAGAATTATATGAATTAATAAAAGACTATGAAAAGAAAAGTGAATTTGTAGAGAATAAATACGACGAACTAATAAATTCGATTTATTTACCTTTCAGAAAATTGTACAGAGAAATTGGAAAAGATAAACTATCTCTTTCTGAGGAAGAAGCTTTTATAGAATATCTCAAAAAATATGGAATAGATAATATGCCCGAAATAGAAAGAGAAATGAGAGAGCAAATAAAATTTTTGGTAGATGAGTTGAGTGAAAAAGAAGAACATCCTTTATCTATTCCACTATTCAGAATTTCTACTATTCTTTCAGGAGCCGCTTTAAAAGTTGCTTTTATTTATAATACACGTATAGAAGACTCAGCTTGGACTTATTCTCATGAATTAGGAAGAAGATACGTTGAAGAAAAATTAAAAGGTGAAGTGATAACAAAATGTTTCGAAAACGTATCAAGTTCTAAAGTTTATGAAAAAATTTTAGAACAACTTGAAGAAGAAAAATTTGATCTTGTCTTTTCCACGAGTTTTGATTTTTTGCATGATAAAGAAACAAAAAAATTCCAAAATGTTAAGTTCATGCATTTTTCGGGTTATAGAGCATTAGAAGATATAAACACTTACTATGGGAGAATGTATGAACCAAGATTCCTTGCCGGAATGATCGCTGGCGCGATGACTAAAACGAATCGTTTAGGATATGTAGCTTCGTATGGTATACCAGAAGTAATAATGGGAATCAATGCTTTTGCACTTGGGGCTAAGTCGGTAAATTCTAAAGCTGAAGTACATGTTGGTTGGACTAACGCATGGAAGAATTATGAATATGAAAGAAATACTGCAAAATATTTGATAGATGAAATAGAAGTGGACGTTTTAACTCATCATCAAGATTCCGCTGAGGTATTAAAAGTTGGTGAAGAACATAACGTATATACTATTGGTTATCATTATGATATGAGAGAATTTGCGCCTTCTACCTATCTAACCTCTGTAGTATGGAATTGGGGTATTTATTATGAAAACATTATAAAAGACGTACTAAGAGGTTCTAATTTTTCTTTGTTTAGGTTATTTTCAGGTTCTGAAAAAATAGAAAATTTCTGGGGAGGACTTAAAACTGGAATAGTAAACTTAGCCCCTTTGAGTGATTTAGTTTTGCCTCAGGTGAAAAATCTTGTAAAACTTGTTAAAAATGATATTATAGAAGACAAATTTCATCCTTTTAGAGGACCTATTTACGATAAAAAAGGGAATTTAATGGTTCCAGAAGATAAAGATATTTCTGACGAAGAGCTCATGAACATGGACTGGTTTACTTACAACGTATTTTATTCTTAA